The Aerosakkonema funiforme FACHB-1375 region GCACGGTCAATTAATTATTAGTTTTAATGCTGAAATTATGGCCGTTGCCTAACTCACGCTACAGTTAAATAATATTTTAAATTATGTTCCATAAGCTAACATATCTATTGCCGTTTCTATAGCGAAATGAATATCATTTAATTCGTTGTTATTGCCAGTAGTTATGTTAATTTCATCTCCTTTATTTGTAGTGACGATGAGAGTGTAGGTACTTTTCAATTGGTTCAATTGGTAAATAGCAAACGCAATAATAATAACGCCTATTGCTATCCCTAATAAGCTCCTAGACAAGAAAGAAACTATTGCTACCATAACACCAACAGTTAGTATGCGATCGAGCGGTTCCGTATCCGGTTTTTGCTCAACCCGTTTTAGGCTATAAATATCGCGAATATGATATTGGATATTTTTATACTTGAGCAAACTCCTAGTAACAGAAATATCCCCTTTTTGATAAATAATTTTTTCTGGGTGTGCAGATGACATTTATAGCTAGGGCGTCGGAAAGAGGGAGCGGGGGAGTGGGGGAGT contains the following coding sequences:
- a CDS encoding DUF6232 family protein — its product is MSSAHPEKIIYQKGDISVTRSLLKYKNIQYHIRDIYSLKRVEQKPDTEPLDRILTVGVMVAIVSFLSRSLLGIAIGVIIIAFAIYQLNQLKSTYTLIVTTNKGDEINITTGNNNELNDIHFAIETAIDMLAYGT